The sequence TCGGCGACGGCGGGGAGCGGGTCGTCCGCGCACAGCCAGGCGCGTTCGGTGCCCCGGCGCGGTCGCAGGCCGGCCGGCGGGCGGCCCTCGTGACGGACGGCGGAGGCCACCGCCAGCAGGTCGAGCTGGCCGACCGCGTAGCCCCGGCCCCGCTGCTCACCGGCCGGTACGGGCCGTCCGGTGAGCGACAGGTGCAGCGCCCGGACCACGTCCACCCCGTCCGCCGTCTCGAACAGCCGGAACTGCGCGCCGGTCCGGGGGTTGAAGTCCACCAGCTTGTGGCGGCCGTCCCTCGGGTCGAGCCGCCAGTCGAGGTCGGCGACACCGCAGTACCCGATCCGCCGGCAGAAACCGGCCGCGAGTTCGGCCAGCGCCGGATCGGCCACCGCCCGGGCCCTGGTGGTCACGCCGCCGCCCGGCGGCCAGGAGCGCAGCTTGACGCCGGTGAAGACCGCCAGCGGCTCCCCGCCGGGGCCGCAGGTCAGATGGGTGAACCAGTCCTCGGCGCCCTCCGCCGGCAGGTACTCCTGCGCCACCACGTCGAGCGGCCCGGTGTGCTGCCCGCACCGGGCCAGCAGCTCCGCGCGGTCCCGGACCACGGTGGTGTGGCCGACCGCCGGGTGGAGCAGCCGGCTGAACGGCGCGCGGTTCTTCAGGACCAGCGGGAAGCCCAGCCGGTCGGCGGCGGCGAGCAGTCCGTCCCGGTCGGCCGGGGCGCAGGTGTCCGGGGCGGGGGTGCCGGTGGCCCGGCAGAGCGCGTGCAGCGCCGCCTTGTCGGCGAGCCGCCGGGGCAGGCCCGTCAGTACCGGCGGCAACCGGAGGTCGGCCGCGTAGTCGGCGGCGTGCTCCGCCAGCAGGACGGCGGCCTCGTCGTCGGTGGCCACCGCCACCGCCCGCCGGCCGGTGCGCCGCCGGACCTCGCGGGCGGCCTCCCCCAGGCGGGCGGCGAGTTCGGCGGCGGGTTCGCGCCCGGTGCTGGGCGCGACCAGGGCGCCGGCCAGGTAGCGGGAGAGCGCGGTGGGCGTGAACCGGTCCTCGACCATCGCGTACACCGGGACGCCGAGCCGGCCGAGCGAGCGGACGGCGCCGACCGCGCTGTGCGACTGCGGGTACCGCCCCACCTTCACCAGCAGGGCCGGGACGGTCCGGTCGAGGGCGGGGCCGGGGCCCGGGCGGCGGGTACCGATCAGTGCTGCCATACCTGCACCCACTCCACCTGGAGAGCCGCCGAGTCGGTCCCGGCGGGGGGCGATTCCAGGTAGCCGACGGCCAGGTTGACGACGAGTTCCATCGCCACGTCCGGGATCCGCGCGGGATCGCTGACCTTGAACCAGGGCGTGCCGTCCACGTACCAGGTCACCGCGTCGGGCTGCCAGTCGACGGCGAAGACGTGGAAGCCGGCGGAGAAGTCGGCCGGGCCCGCGCTCTGACCGACGTGCTGGTCGGAGCCGTCCTCCGCCCGCCAGTGCAGGTACATCTGGGCGTACTGGTCGGTGTTCGGGAACTCCGCGATGTCGAGCTCCGGCGGAGTGCCGCGGCTCTCCGCCGGGATCAGCCAGAACGCGGGGAAGAAGCCGTGCGGGTCCTTCGGGACCTTGATCGCGGCGGAGAAGTAGCCGTAGGTGAAGGTGTGGCGGGGCGGCGCGTTCCAGGAGTCGCGGCCGGTGCTGACCATGCCCGAGACCCACGGGTGGGACCGGCCGTCGGTGCCCGCCGCGGTGCGGCGCTGCGCGGTCAGGGTCAGCAGGCCGCCGCCCGCCCTGACCTGGCCCGGCTGGTACCACTGGTCCTCGCCGTTGCCGGCGTTGGTGCAGCCGTGGTCGTTCCAGTCGTAGCAGGTGGTCCACTTCGAACGGTCGAGGCCCGTGCCGGTGAAGCGGTCGTCGAAGGCCAGGTGCCACGGGGCGGCCGAGGCCGGGAGCGGCGGGGCGCCCTCGGGCAGGGCGGCCCCGGCGGCGGCCGGGCCGGACCCACCGCCGCCCGCTCGCGACGCACCGGACGCACCGGACGTGGTCGACCGTCCGCCGCCGGAGCCCGAGCAGGCGGCGACCAGCACCAGCAGGGCGACGGCGGCCGTCGTCCCGACCGCCCGCCCGGACCGGGAGCCGCGCGGGCGGGACGTACGGAGGCGGGACGTACGCGGGCGGGACGTGCGCGGGCGGGACGAACGCGGGCGGGACGAACGCGGGCGGGACGTGAGGGAGCGCGAGGAGCTCGAGGATCTCGAGGAGCGCGACCGGGGCGGCAGGACGACGAGCAGCGTGCTCACCGCCGCCAGGACCACCAGCGCCGTCCGGGCCGAGAACACCCCGCCGAGCATCAGTCCGACCGTCGTCAGCGAGGCCAGGGCAAGACTCAGCGCGAGCACCAGCACGGCCGCGGCCCAGCGGTCGGGCCCGGCGGCCCGGGCGATCGTCGGACGCCCCGACAGGGCGGCCGCACCGGGGCCGGCCAGGACGAAGGCGGCCGTGAGCGCGACCCTCGGCGGGGAGCCGGCGGGCAGCGCGGTGGCGGCGACGGCCGCCCAGCCCAGCAGGGCGGGCGCCGCCCGGCGCACCGTCGGCGACCAGGATCCCGTCACGCGCCGCCTCCCTCGGTCGGGCCCGGGCCGGCGGTCCGGGCGGAGTACTGGTAGACCACGGCGTCGCCGTCGGCGAAGACCACCCGCAGCGACGGCGAGGAGGCCGCCACGGCCCGCACCCGGTCCACGGTGTCGGCGGGCAGCACGCCGGTCAGCCGGCACTCGGCGGCCTGCGCCTGGGTCAGCACCAGGTAGGACGGTCCGGTGACGGTCGGGTCGGCCAGCGCGGCGCCGACCGCGGCGGCCGGGTCGCGCACGAGCAGCAGGCGGTCCTGCGGCGTGCCCGAGGCCAGGGCCGTGCGCCCGAGTTCGTCGTAGCGCACCTCGCCGCCCGGGAGGTCGGCGGTGACCGAGACGATCCGCGAGCCGGCCGGGGCCGTGTCCGCGACGAACCGCACGGCGGCGGCCTCGCCGGGGGTGAAGCGGTTCATGGCCTCCTTGCCGTAGTAACCGAAGACCAGGCCGAAGAGCAGGGCCAGCAGCGAGAACAGGGTCAGGCCCCAGCGGGCCGGACCGGGCCCCCGGGCCGGGGCGGGCGCGGCCGCCCCGGGAGCGGTCCCGACGGCAGCGGGGGCGGCCGGCGGGGTCCCGGCCGGGACGAGCACCGTGGCGGCGAGCATCGCCGCCGCCGGAAGGGCGAACAGATAGGCCCGGAAGACCATTTCACCGCCGTAGCTGTTCGCCAGCAACAGCGGGACCGGCGCGGCCAGCAGCAGCGGCAGGCTGGTCCGCCGCACCCAGCGGTGGCGCACCAGGGCGGCCACCGCCAGCAGCAGCACGGCGGCGGTCAGTCCCCGGTCCACCCAGGAGGCGAACACCTGTGCCTCGGCCGGGCGGGCGAGCCGTTGCAGGCCGGGCAGCGCGTTGTTGTCCGGCGAGGCCAGGGCGGCCACCAGGTCGCCGAGGTTCTTCGAGAGGTAGGGGCGGGCGACGGTGGAGTCCCAGGCGAAGGTCAGGGCGACGGCGGCGGCCAGGACGGGGAGCACCACGCGCCGGTTGCGCCGCGGGAGCGCGAGCATCACCAGCGCGCTGATCAGCATCAGCGGGGTGAGCTGGTGGGAGCAGACGATGGCGGCGGTCAGCACCAGGACCAGCGCGAAGGGCAGCGGGCGCCAGCCGCCGCGCCGGGGCAGATCGGTGCTCCAGGTCACCGCGCGGGCGCCGCCGACCGCCGGCAGCCCCTCCCCCGACGCCCCCGCCCGTCCCCGCTCCCCCGTCGCGCCCGCCGCCCCCGGTGGTCCTTGCGGCCCGGAGCCGTCCGCCCCGGGGCCGTCCGCCGGCGGCCGTCCGGCCGCCAGCCGTCGCAGGACCAGCGCGAGCACGGCGAGGAAGAGCAGGTAGGAGAACGCCTGCGGGGAGAAGTAGTCCTGGCC comes from Streptomyces sp. TLI_053 and encodes:
- a CDS encoding glycoside hydrolase family 16 protein, yielding MTGSWSPTVRRAAPALLGWAAVAATALPAGSPPRVALTAAFVLAGPGAAALSGRPTIARAAGPDRWAAAVLVLALSLALASLTTVGLMLGGVFSARTALVVLAAVSTLLVVLPPRSRSSRSSSSSRSLTSRPRSSRPRSSRPRTSRPRTSRLRTSRPRGSRSGRAVGTTAAVALLVLVAACSGSGGGRSTTSGASGASRAGGGGSGPAAAGAALPEGAPPLPASAAPWHLAFDDRFTGTGLDRSKWTTCYDWNDHGCTNAGNGEDQWYQPGQVRAGGGLLTLTAQRRTAAGTDGRSHPWVSGMVSTGRDSWNAPPRHTFTYGYFSAAIKVPKDPHGFFPAFWLIPAESRGTPPELDIAEFPNTDQYAQMYLHWRAEDGSDQHVGQSAGPADFSAGFHVFAVDWQPDAVTWYVDGTPWFKVSDPARIPDVAMELVVNLAVGYLESPPAGTDSAALQVEWVQVWQH